A window of Novosphingobium terrae contains these coding sequences:
- a CDS encoding TonB-dependent receptor plug domain-containing protein, with translation MSKKTTLEIRLPVVRAAGLASVSALAMLLAMAPAAHAQQADTKPDAAAQDSAAADSTAEKDREIVVTGTLIRGIAPVGTNVIGVSTKDIAAKGVASTNDLMSTIPQISSFNAYQAPSAGFGQPIAQTNLRGLGASGGTTTLLLVNGHRLVGSGILQTYPDPTVIPPNMIERVEVIPDGGSSIYGSDAIGGVINFITRKHASGIEADAKVGFSGGYRTVDGSLFAGKEWTGGSLMLSYSFAWHNNIQGGSQPYVSQNNTAQGGSDRRVSTCALTNIIANGVTYAEPNLLPNTVNKCDTSQYADIYPRETRHSVYAVLEQDLTDNLHFNMSAYYSRRDTTTLTAPLVTNGTITSANPYYRAIGTETSQSVLFDYTSVFGAQGLSNPARFESWGLTPTFEWKLGHNWNLRAMGNYGHSFNSTTERAINNDAANAALAGTTTATALDPYNLSLTNPSVLAAIRDYQNYSQAKQDLGEVRLVADGPVVALPGGDARLAVGAEYHHEGIESRIAFGPTATPKQNAVAATRNVKSVYGEVFVPVFGNSNAVPGIAGFDLTGSVRYDSYDDVGGTTNPKVGFSYRPVRWMTVRGNWGTSFHAPSLADTTGAVDERVTSIAVATNLAPGSSASDFYRPVLYISGGNPNLKPETAHTWSLGADIKPPIWDALTLSATYYNVDFRNAISVNAGYFTQGSAYYADPSNAPYYILNPTLAQATAFSRGARADNFTSLASFFAANNPYAILDLRRYNLGQLSQDGIDFAANINQRTSFGAITASFAGTYTLDRNSKTLPTSPVVDQLKNGYTHLNFIASLGTQVKGLTARATLTHSGGYPIIGDPLQNHVASFNPVDLYLAYDLKLAGNHQATLTLNINNIANAYPPYRNASNGYANGSTLGRLVSVGIRTKL, from the coding sequence TTGTCAAAGAAAACCACACTCGAAATCCGCTTGCCTGTCGTCCGCGCAGCCGGGCTGGCCTCGGTCAGCGCGTTGGCGATGCTGCTGGCCATGGCGCCCGCTGCCCATGCGCAGCAGGCCGACACCAAGCCCGACGCCGCCGCGCAGGATTCCGCCGCAGCGGACAGCACGGCGGAGAAGGACCGGGAAATCGTCGTCACCGGCACGCTGATCCGCGGGATCGCGCCGGTGGGCACCAATGTCATCGGGGTGAGCACCAAGGACATCGCCGCCAAAGGCGTGGCTTCGACCAATGATCTGATGTCCACCATCCCCCAGATCAGCAGCTTCAACGCCTATCAGGCGCCGTCGGCCGGTTTCGGCCAGCCCATCGCCCAGACCAATCTGCGCGGCCTTGGCGCTTCGGGCGGCACCACCACGCTGCTGCTGGTCAATGGCCACCGTCTGGTCGGCTCTGGCATTCTGCAGACCTATCCCGACCCCACCGTCATCCCGCCCAACATGATCGAACGCGTCGAGGTCATCCCTGACGGCGGCTCCTCGATCTATGGTTCGGATGCCATCGGCGGCGTGATCAACTTCATCACCCGCAAGCATGCTTCGGGCATCGAGGCGGACGCGAAAGTCGGCTTCTCGGGCGGCTATCGCACCGTGGACGGCAGCCTTTTCGCCGGCAAGGAGTGGACCGGCGGCTCGCTGATGCTCTCCTACAGCTTTGCCTGGCACAACAACATCCAGGGCGGCAGCCAGCCCTATGTCTCGCAGAACAACACCGCGCAGGGCGGTTCGGACCGCCGCGTTTCCACCTGCGCGCTCACCAACATCATCGCCAATGGCGTGACCTATGCCGAGCCCAACCTGCTGCCCAACACCGTCAACAAATGCGACACCAGCCAATATGCAGATATCTATCCGCGTGAGACCCGCCATTCGGTCTACGCCGTTCTGGAACAGGATCTGACCGACAATCTGCATTTCAACATGTCGGCCTATTATTCGCGGCGTGACACCACCACCTTGACCGCGCCTTTGGTCACCAATGGCACGATCACCTCGGCCAACCCCTATTATCGGGCGATCGGCACGGAAACGAGCCAGTCGGTGCTGTTCGATTACACCTCGGTGTTTGGCGCTCAGGGGCTCAGCAATCCGGCGCGTTTCGAATCCTGGGGGCTGACGCCGACCTTCGAATGGAAGCTGGGCCACAATTGGAACCTGCGGGCCATGGGCAATTACGGCCACAGCTTCAACTCCACGACCGAGCGGGCGATCAACAATGATGCTGCCAATGCCGCTCTGGCAGGCACGACGACGGCGACCGCGCTCGATCCCTACAACCTCTCGCTGACCAACCCGAGCGTGCTGGCCGCCATCCGCGACTATCAGAACTATTCGCAGGCCAAGCAGGATCTGGGCGAGGTGCGGCTGGTGGCTGACGGCCCGGTGGTGGCGCTGCCCGGCGGCGATGCGCGCCTCGCCGTGGGCGCGGAATATCACCATGAGGGCATTGAATCGCGCATCGCTTTCGGCCCGACCGCAACCCCCAAGCAGAATGCGGTGGCCGCCACGCGCAATGTCAAATCGGTCTATGGCGAGGTCTTCGTGCCGGTCTTCGGCAACAGCAATGCCGTGCCGGGCATCGCCGGTTTCGACCTGACCGGGTCGGTGCGTTACGACAGCTATGACGATGTGGGTGGCACCACCAACCCCAAGGTGGGCTTCAGCTATCGCCCGGTCCGCTGGATGACGGTGCGCGGCAATTGGGGCACCTCCTTCCACGCGCCCAGCCTTGCCGACACCACCGGCGCCGTCGACGAACGCGTCACCTCGATCGCTGTGGCGACCAATCTGGCGCCGGGCAGCTCGGCCTCGGACTTCTATCGCCCGGTGCTGTATATTTCGGGCGGTAACCCCAATCTGAAGCCGGAAACCGCGCATACATGGTCTTTGGGCGCGGACATCAAGCCGCCGATCTGGGACGCGCTGACCCTGAGCGCCACCTATTACAATGTCGATTTCCGCAATGCGATCAGCGTCAATGCGGGCTATTTCACGCAAGGGTCAGCCTATTATGCCGATCCCAGCAATGCGCCCTATTACATTCTGAACCCCACGCTGGCGCAGGCCACGGCCTTCTCACGCGGGGCCCGGGCTGACAATTTCACCTCGCTGGCCAGCTTCTTTGCCGCGAACAACCCCTATGCGATCCTCGATCTGCGGCGCTACAATCTGGGGCAGCTCTCGCAGGATGGCATCGACTTTGCCGCCAACATCAACCAGCGCACCAGCTTCGGGGCGATCACCGCCAGCTTTGCCGGCACCTACACGCTGGACCGCAACAGCAAGACGCTGCCGACCTCGCCGGTGGTGGACCAGTTGAAGAATGGCTATACGCATCTCAACTTCATCGCCAGCCTGGGCACGCAGGTGAAAGGCCTGACCGCGCGCGCCACGCTGACGCATAGCGGCGGCTATCCGATCATCGGCGATCCGCTGCAAAACCATGTGGCCTCCTTCAATCCGGTGGATCTCTATCTGGCCTATGATTTGAAGCTGGCCGGCAACCATCAGGCGACACTGACGCTGAACATCAACAACATCGCCAATGCCTATCCGCCCTATCGCAATGCGAGCAACGGCTATGCCAATGGCTCGACGCTGGGGCGGCTGGTCTCGGTGGGCATCCGCACCAAGCTGTGA
- a CDS encoding quinone oxidoreductase family protein, with amino-acid sequence MKAVVMNDIGGTEVMAFIDRPDPVPGPGEVLVGIKAAGVNFMDIGVRQGMAWTEHANPKILGVEGAGHVLALGDGVEDFQIGQRVAWIYHPGSYAQKAAIPAHGLVPIPDAVDDRTAAAVMMQGLTASHFASDFYPVQPGDIAFVHAAAGGVGLLLTQIVKLRGGSVIGRASSQDKVAVARAAGADHVIVDRDGNFAQEALRLTEGRGVDVVYDGSGPTTFQGSLDILRRAGTFCWYGPVLGGPGALDIMSLPRSIKIGYATFFDHIPTPALLRQHAARLFDWIAQGRLSITFGGDYALADAARAHAAMASRASTGKLLLIP; translated from the coding sequence GTGAAAGCAGTGGTGATGAACGATATCGGCGGCACGGAGGTGATGGCCTTCATCGATCGCCCCGATCCCGTGCCGGGGCCCGGCGAGGTGCTGGTCGGGATCAAGGCGGCGGGCGTCAATTTCATGGATATCGGTGTGAGGCAGGGCATGGCCTGGACCGAGCACGCCAATCCCAAAATTCTGGGCGTCGAGGGCGCTGGCCATGTGCTGGCGCTAGGCGATGGGGTGGAAGATTTCCAGATCGGCCAGCGCGTTGCATGGATCTACCACCCCGGCAGCTATGCGCAAAAGGCGGCGATCCCGGCCCATGGGCTGGTGCCCATTCCCGATGCCGTGGATGACCGCACCGCCGCCGCCGTGATGATGCAGGGCCTGACCGCCAGCCATTTCGCCAGCGACTTCTACCCCGTGCAGCCGGGCGATATCGCCTTTGTCCATGCGGCGGCGGGCGGTGTCGGGCTGCTGCTCACGCAGATCGTCAAGCTGCGCGGCGGCAGCGTGATCGGACGGGCCTCCTCGCAAGACAAGGTGGCTGTGGCTAGGGCGGCAGGCGCCGACCATGTGATCGTCGATCGGGACGGCAATTTCGCTCAAGAGGCCCTGCGTCTGACCGAGGGCCGAGGCGTGGATGTCGTCTATGACGGTTCGGGGCCTACGACCTTTCAAGGCTCGCTCGATATACTGCGCCGCGCAGGCACCTTCTGCTGGTATGGGCCGGTGCTGGGCGGCCCGGGCGCGTTGGACATCATGAGCCTGCCCCGCAGCATCAAGATCGGCTACGCCACCTTCTTCGACCATATCCCCACCCCCGCCCTCCTGCGCCAACATGCCGCCCGCCTCTTCGACTGGATCGCGCAAGGCAGGCTGAGCATCACCTTCGGCGGCGATTATGCTCTGGCGGATGCCGCCAGAGCCCATGCCGCCATGGCCAGCCGCGCCAGCACCGGCAAACTGCTGCTGATCCCGTGA
- a CDS encoding TetR/AcrR family transcriptional regulator has protein sequence MARPKEFDSDVALDAAIEVFRAHGFAGTSAGMLTEGMKIGRQSLYDTFGDKWRLYVAAVGRYSMLEVQAHLEALRTGPTAWDGLRRLIDRVVEQAHRPCLGVSSICEFGQEHDDLLKAREAAGRMLTSGMAAALSEAQAARQVSPDITPEDGAAFLNSSIAGIRIAARGGAGPEQLHALGRLALRALG, from the coding sequence ATGGCAAGACCCAAGGAATTCGATTCAGACGTTGCACTCGATGCCGCCATCGAGGTGTTTCGCGCGCATGGCTTCGCGGGCACCTCCGCAGGCATGCTGACCGAGGGCATGAAGATCGGCCGCCAAAGCCTGTACGACACGTTCGGGGACAAATGGCGGCTCTATGTGGCGGCGGTGGGCCGTTACTCCATGCTGGAGGTGCAGGCCCATCTCGAAGCCTTGCGCACCGGCCCGACGGCGTGGGACGGCCTGCGCCGCCTGATCGACCGCGTGGTGGAACAGGCGCACCGCCCCTGTCTGGGGGTGAGTTCGATCTGCGAATTCGGGCAGGAGCATGACGATCTGCTCAAGGCCCGGGAGGCGGCGGGGCGCATGCTGACCAGCGGCATGGCTGCAGCGCTGAGCGAGGCGCAAGCCGCAAGGCAGGTTTCGCCAGACATCACTCCGGAGGACGGCGCCGCCTTCCTCAACAGCAGCATCGCAGGCATCCGCATCGCGGCACGCGGCGGCGCCGGGCCAGAGCAGCTTCACGCCTTGGGGCGTCTTGCCCTGAGAGCGCTGGGCTAA
- a CDS encoding carboxylesterase/lipase family protein, with protein sequence MSCSTPALADTPPNALDVSAPAGAVHGMAIEGVRSFRGIPFAQPPIGALRWREPQPLAPWNGVREATQWSPRCKQTSAFADMRFRSSGDSEDCLYLNIWTPANAKPGDRLPVLFYVYGGGFVAGAADESRYDGAAMAKKGIVVVVANYRVGSFGFFAHPELTAESPHHASGNQGLLDQVAALQWTRGNIAAFGGNPDHITINGESAGSFSMSLLTVSPLSRDLIVGVIGESGAAVEGQMGPVAPKVAEARGQELGQKLGATSLAALRALPADTILASHTGNGSGLGLSVDGYFLPQSLDATYAAHQAAHVPAMIGSNSQDTFGNLVLGSETPTTAHYREGVIRLFGANADTVMKLYPASSDAQVLAASTELSSDHFLGQPTWKWFDLHRQSGQPTYYFRYNHIRPPANGLPPPAMPVIGAVHSAEIEYALGNLDVAGVSPLYTWTQADRQMSTLLQGYFVNFIKTGNPNGPGLPAWKPAGTASPLWRQEVELPTQARPFKDEARYRAMDQIAAAP encoded by the coding sequence TTGAGTTGCAGCACCCCAGCCCTGGCCGATACGCCGCCGAATGCCCTGGACGTCTCCGCCCCCGCCGGAGCGGTCCATGGCATGGCCATCGAGGGGGTACGCAGCTTTCGGGGCATTCCCTTCGCCCAGCCCCCCATCGGCGCGCTGCGCTGGCGTGAGCCCCAGCCGCTGGCGCCATGGAACGGCGTGCGCGAGGCGACGCAATGGTCACCGCGCTGCAAACAGACCTCCGCCTTTGCCGATATGCGCTTCCGCTCCTCGGGCGACAGCGAGGACTGCCTCTATCTCAACATCTGGACCCCGGCCAACGCCAAGCCCGGCGACAGGCTGCCGGTGCTGTTCTACGTCTATGGCGGCGGCTTTGTGGCCGGTGCGGCGGATGAATCCCGCTATGACGGCGCCGCCATGGCGAAAAAAGGCATTGTCGTGGTCGTCGCCAATTACCGCGTGGGCAGTTTCGGCTTTTTCGCCCATCCTGAATTGACCGCCGAAAGCCCGCATCACGCCTCGGGCAATCAGGGATTGCTCGATCAGGTCGCGGCGCTGCAATGGACGCGCGGCAACATCGCAGCCTTTGGCGGCAATCCGGACCATATCACCATCAACGGGGAATCGGCGGGCTCCTTCTCGATGAGCCTGCTGACGGTCTCGCCGCTGTCGCGCGATCTTATCGTCGGTGTCATCGGTGAGAGCGGCGCGGCGGTGGAGGGGCAGATGGGTCCGGTCGCACCAAAGGTCGCGGAAGCGCGGGGGCAGGAGCTGGGCCAGAAGCTGGGCGCCACCTCGCTGGCCGCCCTGCGCGCCCTGCCCGCCGACACCATTCTGGCCAGCCATACCGGCAATGGCAGCGGGCTGGGGCTGAGCGTGGACGGCTATTTCCTCCCCCAGAGCCTTGATGCCACCTATGCCGCGCATCAGGCGGCGCATGTGCCCGCGATGATCGGCTCCAACTCGCAGGATACGTTCGGCAATCTGGTGCTGGGCAGTGAAACACCCACAACCGCCCATTACCGCGAAGGCGTGATCAGGCTGTTCGGCGCCAACGCCGACACGGTGATGAAGCTCTACCCCGCCAGCAGCGATGCGCAGGTGCTGGCCGCCTCGACCGAACTCTCAAGCGACCACTTCCTCGGCCAGCCGACGTGGAAGTGGTTCGACCTCCATCGCCAGAGCGGGCAGCCGACCTATTATTTCCGCTACAACCACATCCGCCCGCCCGCGAACGGCCTGCCGCCGCCGGCCATGCCGGTGATCGGCGCGGTCCACAGCGCGGAGATCGAATATGCGCTGGGCAATCTGGATGTGGCGGGGGTGAGCCCGCTCTACACCTGGACACAAGCCGACCGGCAGATGTCCACGCTGCTTCAGGGCTATTTCGTCAACTTCATCAAGACCGGCAATCCCAACGGCCCCGGCCTGCCCGCATGGAAACCAGCGGGCACCGCCTCCCCGCTGTGGCGGCAGGAGGTGGAGCTGCCCACACAGGCCCGGCCCTTCAAGGATGAGGCCCGCTATCGCGCGATGGACCAGATCGCGGCGGCCCCATAG
- a CDS encoding DUF1593 domain-containing protein: MTRPFAITRLLLTGALLATPVTAFAAPEPVRDPAVAGITYLETPPGQKPRVVITADPELDDNNSLIRYLLRSSDFRTEGLIYASSQFHWKGDGKGTKLSVPGREYTRFGLHLCPCTSYRWAPNERFIDDEVEAYAKAYPNLKVHDHDYPTPEQLKSKIRWGNVDFDGEMDHDTPGSDLIRSLLLDNEQSPVYLHAWGGESTIARALKSIEDQYSNTPQWAAIRARVIAKAVIHPSGDQDDTYAKYIKPHWPEIRYRHQEGGVQLGYATQSTASPSDAVYFSEPWMREHVSSKGPLGANERVWGDGKQMVKGDIFDFFGLPNQSAKELKQKGYIVWTAPLPKGEFLGEGDTPTYLNLLDNGLRGYRGDSFGGWGGTWKVVDPNAPTMSFGAEMMAQIERQVMDPNYMPPPRPRQPTNPFIAPVMNDLAARLAWATTPRYADANHYPRIRLEGPAYLTARPGQLIPLKATTSDPDGNHVSLRWWPWDKAGTYAGTLTLDRTEGESTSFHVPQDAKPGDQLQIVAEATDDGKLPLTRYEKVVVNVAAE, encoded by the coding sequence ATGACACGCCCTTTCGCCATAACACGCCTTTTGCTGACCGGCGCTCTGCTCGCCACGCCCGTCACCGCTTTTGCCGCGCCTGAGCCGGTGCGCGATCCCGCTGTCGCCGGGATCACCTATCTGGAAACGCCGCCGGGGCAAAAGCCGCGCGTCGTCATCACCGCCGATCCGGAGCTGGACGACAACAACTCGCTGATCCGCTATCTGCTGCGCAGTTCCGATTTCCGCACCGAGGGGCTGATCTACGCCAGCAGCCAGTTCCACTGGAAGGGCGACGGCAAGGGCACCAAACTCTCCGTGCCGGGCCGCGAGTATACGCGCTTCGGCCTGCATCTGTGCCCCTGCACCTCCTATCGCTGGGCGCCGAACGAACGCTTTATCGATGATGAGGTCGAGGCCTATGCCAAGGCCTATCCCAATCTGAAGGTGCATGATCACGACTATCCCACGCCCGAACAGCTCAAATCGAAGATCCGCTGGGGCAATGTCGATTTCGATGGCGAGATGGATCATGACACGCCCGGCTCCGATCTGATCAGGAGCCTGCTGCTCGATAACGAACAGTCGCCGGTCTATCTTCATGCCTGGGGCGGGGAAAGCACCATCGCCCGCGCGCTCAAATCCATCGAGGACCAATACAGCAACACACCGCAATGGGCCGCGATCCGGGCCAGGGTGATCGCCAAGGCGGTGATCCATCCCTCGGGCGATCAGGACGACACTTACGCCAAATACATCAAGCCGCACTGGCCCGAGATCCGCTATCGCCATCAGGAGGGCGGCGTGCAGCTAGGCTATGCCACGCAATCGACCGCCAGCCCCTCCGATGCCGTCTATTTCTCCGAACCCTGGATGCGCGAGCATGTCTCCAGCAAGGGCCCGCTGGGCGCCAATGAGCGGGTCTGGGGCGATGGCAAGCAGATGGTCAAGGGCGACATCTTCGACTTCTTCGGCCTGCCCAACCAGAGCGCGAAAGAGCTGAAACAGAAGGGCTATATCGTCTGGACCGCCCCCCTGCCCAAAGGCGAGTTCCTGGGCGAAGGCGACACGCCCACTTATCTCAACCTGCTCGACAACGGGCTGCGCGGCTATCGCGGTGACAGTTTCGGCGGCTGGGGCGGCACGTGGAAGGTGGTCGATCCCAACGCTCCCACCATGTCCTTCGGCGCGGAGATGATGGCGCAGATCGAGCGGCAGGTGATGGACCCCAACTATATGCCTCCGCCGCGCCCGCGCCAGCCCACCAACCCCTTTATCGCCCCGGTGATGAACGATCTGGCCGCAAGGCTGGCCTGGGCCACCACGCCCAGATATGCCGATGCCAATCATTATCCGCGCATCAGGCTGGAAGGCCCGGCCTATCTCACCGCCAGACCGGGGCAGTTGATCCCGCTGAAGGCCACGACCAGCGATCCGGACGGCAATCATGTCTCGCTGCGCTGGTGGCCGTGGGACAAGGCGGGCACCTATGCCGGGACGCTCACGCTGGACAGGACCGAGGGTGAAAGCACCAGCTTCCATGTCCCTCAGGATGCCAAGCCGGGCGATCAGCTGCAGATCGTGGCCGAAGCGACCGATGACGGCAAGCTGCCGCTCACCCGCTACGAGAAGGTGGTGGTGAACGTGGCGGCGGAATAG
- the tpiA gene encoding triose-phosphate isomerase produces the protein MTETVKRPYVVGNWKMHGLLSSLPSILDIDRAAACYAGVDVALALPFTLINPAAITVEHATIGGQNCHAAHEGAFTGDISGRMLMDCGARFVLLGHSERRLGCGEDSATVRAKMRATLDDGLAAILCVGESAEQRDAGLAVTSVQEQLLASLPEDLTPADTITIAYEPIWAIGSGSIPQPAEIAAMHGAIRQTLRNRLGQQAETIRLLYGGSVHDGNAEALLSIADVDGLLVGNASLDPRRFRAVVRAAQQASLQPS, from the coding sequence ATGACTGAGACTGTGAAACGCCCCTATGTCGTGGGCAATTGGAAGATGCACGGGCTGCTTTCCAGCCTGCCCTCCATTCTCGACATCGACCGCGCGGCGGCCTGTTACGCCGGGGTGGATGTTGCGCTGGCCCTGCCCTTCACGCTGATCAATCCCGCTGCCATCACCGTGGAGCATGCCACCATCGGCGGGCAGAACTGCCATGCCGCGCACGAAGGCGCCTTCACCGGCGATATCTCGGGCCGGATGCTGATGGATTGCGGCGCGCGCTTCGTGCTGCTGGGCCACTCGGAGCGTCGTCTGGGCTGCGGCGAGGACAGCGCCACCGTGCGCGCCAAGATGCGCGCCACGCTGGATGATGGTCTCGCGGCCATCCTCTGTGTCGGCGAAAGCGCCGAGCAGCGCGATGCAGGACTGGCCGTAACCAGCGTGCAGGAGCAGTTGCTGGCCTCTCTGCCGGAGGATCTGACACCCGCCGACACCATCACCATCGCCTATGAGCCCATCTGGGCCATCGGCTCGGGAAGCATTCCGCAGCCCGCCGAAATCGCCGCGATGCATGGCGCCATCCGCCAGACCTTGCGCAACAGGCTGGGCCAGCAGGCCGAGACCATTCGCCTGCTCTATGGCGGTTCGGTCCATGACGGCAATGCCGAGGCGCTGCTCTCCATCGCCGATGTCGATGGCCTGCTGGTGGGCAATGCCAGCCTCGATCCGCGCCGGTTCCGCGCCGTTGTCCGCGCGGCGCAACAGGCCAGCCTACAACCTTCATAA
- a CDS encoding SDR family oxidoreductase → MSRTALVFGGSRGIGAAIARRLARDGCNVALTYVSRPVSAETVAVDIRSMGRKALPLRADSADPKAITAAVEEAACQMGLLDMAVINAGLLRQGSVENVPLEDLDRMLAVNVRGVFLAIQASVARMRDGGRVVTIGSNTAIRTGSRGSSVYAMTKAAVAAMVKGAALDLAPRGITVNNIQPGPTETDMTASMVNRRKEVIPLQRMGQPDEIAGLVSYLAREEAGYMTGASLTIDGGYVL, encoded by the coding sequence GTGAGCCGCACCGCCCTTGTCTTCGGCGGATCGCGCGGGATCGGCGCGGCCATCGCCCGGCGTCTGGCCCGCGACGGTTGCAACGTGGCCCTGACCTATGTTTCCCGCCCGGTCAGCGCCGAAACCGTCGCCGTCGACATCCGCAGCATGGGCCGCAAGGCGCTGCCCCTCCGCGCGGACAGCGCCGATCCCAAAGCCATCACCGCGGCGGTGGAGGAGGCTGCTTGCCAGATGGGGCTGCTCGATATGGCGGTGATCAATGCCGGGCTGCTCCGGCAAGGTTCGGTCGAAAACGTCCCGCTGGAAGATCTGGACCGGATGCTGGCGGTGAATGTGCGCGGCGTCTTTCTGGCGATCCAGGCTTCTGTGGCGCGCATGCGTGATGGCGGGCGGGTCGTCACCATCGGCAGCAACACGGCGATCCGCACCGGGTCGCGCGGCAGCAGCGTCTATGCCATGACCAAGGCAGCGGTGGCCGCGATGGTGAAGGGCGCGGCGCTCGATCTCGCGCCGCGCGGAATCACGGTCAACAACATCCAGCCCGGCCCCACCGAGACGGATATGACAGCCTCCATGGTCAATCGCCGGAAGGAGGTCATCCCCCTGCAACGCATGGGGCAGCCCGATGAGATTGCGGGACTCGTTTCCTATCTGGCGCGCGAGGAAGCGGGCTATATGACCGGTGCCAGCCTGACCATCGATGGCGGATATGTGCTGTGA
- a CDS encoding 2-dehydro-3-deoxy-6-phosphogalactonate aldolase, protein MTITADFTEAMTRCPLVAILRGVRPDEIIDIADGLVEAGFTMIEVPLNSPEPLDSIGLIARRYDRHVLVGAGTMLSVDDVGNVTERGGRLMVSPNSNPAVISAAVAAGMAALPGYFTPTEAFAALEAGAHGLKLFPAEGASPAVLKAQRAVLPKNVPVLAVGGVSVENLGAWMAAGAAGAGLGGSLYKPGDQASIVKARATAFVEALRAV, encoded by the coding sequence ATGACCATCACCGCCGATTTCACCGAAGCCATGACCCGCTGCCCGTTGGTGGCCATTCTGCGCGGCGTGCGCCCCGATGAGATCATCGACATTGCCGACGGGCTGGTCGAGGCCGGTTTCACCATGATCGAGGTGCCGCTCAATTCCCCTGAGCCGCTCGATTCCATCGGGCTGATCGCTAGGCGTTATGACCGCCATGTGCTGGTGGGCGCGGGCACGATGCTGAGCGTGGATGATGTCGGCAATGTCACCGAGCGCGGCGGGCGCCTGATGGTTTCGCCCAACAGCAATCCTGCGGTGATCAGCGCGGCGGTGGCGGCGGGCATGGCCGCGCTGCCGGGCTATTTCACCCCCACCGAGGCTTTCGCGGCTTTGGAAGCAGGCGCCCACGGGTTGAAGCTGTTCCCTGCCGAGGGCGCGAGCCCCGCCGTGCTGAAGGCGCAGCGCGCCGTGCTGCCCAAGAATGTGCCGGTGCTGGCCGTGGGCGGCGTCAGTGTCGAGAACCTTGGCGCGTGGATGGCGGCGGGGGCTGCCGGGGCGGGGCTGGGCGGCTCGCTCTACAAGCCCGGCGATCAGGCCTCGATCGTCAAGGCCCGAGCGACCGCTTTTGTCGAGGCTCTGCGCGCGGTTTAA
- a CDS encoding TfoX/Sxy family protein: MARDPGLEELLRDLLTEIPDLSERPMFGGLAWLFQGHLLCAARDDGALLRLGKAQEAEALKSDGIEPMMSRGRIIGGWVRLCPEIAAEDVMMRGLIEQALSFIRSLPPKS, translated from the coding sequence ATGGCACGCGATCCCGGTCTCGAAGAGCTTTTGCGTGATCTCCTCACGGAGATCCCGGATCTGTCGGAACGCCCGATGTTCGGTGGTCTGGCCTGGTTGTTTCAGGGCCATCTGCTGTGTGCAGCGCGCGATGACGGGGCCCTGCTGCGCCTCGGCAAAGCGCAGGAAGCAGAGGCGCTGAAAAGCGACGGGATCGAGCCCATGATGTCTCGCGGCCGCATCATCGGCGGTTGGGTGCGCCTCTGCCCGGAGATTGCCGCTGAGGATGTGATGATGCGTGGGCTGATAGAGCAGGCTCTGTCTTTTATTCGGTCCTTGCCGCCGAAAAGCTGA